A genomic segment from Saprospiraceae bacterium encodes:
- a CDS encoding SRPBCC domain-containing protein yields MTRRIETVIEINSTPQRVWKILTDFENYSEWNPFIKSIAGEKSVGKKLATQITPPNRKLMKFNPVVLTFEPNKELRWLGSGAIKGIFDGEHYFKIVNQENGTVKFEHGEIFSGLLVGFMPKLLNDTKIGFEQMNEALKKECEKEK; encoded by the coding sequence ATGACAAGAAGAATAGAAACAGTAATAGAAATAAACTCAACACCTCAAAGAGTTTGGAAAATACTTACCGATTTTGAAAATTATTCAGAGTGGAATCCTTTTATCAAGTCCATAGCTGGTGAAAAATCGGTAGGAAAGAAATTAGCCACACAAATTACTCCTCCTAATAGGAAACTGATGAAATTCAATCCAGTGGTACTAACCTTTGAGCCTAACAAAGAACTGAGATGGCTAGGTAGCGGAGCAATTAAAGGAATTTTTGATGGTGAGCATTATTTCAAAATAGTTAATCAAGAAAATGGCACGGTAAAATTCGAGCATGGGGAAATATTCAGTGGACTTCTAGTAGGATTTATGCCTAAACTCTTAAATGATACCAAAATCGGGTTTGAACAAATGAATGAAGCGTTGAAAAAGGAATGTGAAAAAGAAAAATAA
- a CDS encoding SMI1/KNR4 family protein yields MKVELIKRLKFWDTSFPNYTEDQIVEFELVRDISIPDQYRNLLKTYGKLKFIKTWFIYYDLQSEGEHLINDTFSIAELKLIWENFWEEITRSNINLQTNKYLPIIGTYSPNFLFLIGLTNEQRNKIFGYDTDYEDFMPVEVAESIEDFFLNKIYSLYDVNSNSKIGTIDIFKQSGIESWDIEKAIIECQGTKINIQVETNGTLINSTINTRADLFPSFKAQLNNEISDDFINPTEFKSDNIITAKIDYFETEEPKNLKIGIVKGYKEVYYYRIEGEIENAYEWESENIKFKISFKKEKSQLITSRDHDHAS; encoded by the coding sequence ATGAAAGTTGAACTCATTAAGAGATTGAAATTTTGGGATACCTCATTTCCAAATTATACAGAAGATCAAATTGTCGAATTTGAATTAGTTAGAGACATTAGTATACCAGATCAATATAGAAATCTACTGAAAACATACGGTAAATTAAAATTCATCAAAACATGGTTTATATATTACGACTTACAAAGTGAAGGAGAACATCTCATTAATGATACATTTTCAATAGCAGAACTGAAGTTGATATGGGAAAATTTTTGGGAAGAAATAACAAGATCTAATATAAATCTTCAAACAAATAAGTATTTACCTATTATTGGCACATATTCACCAAATTTCTTGTTTCTGATTGGTTTAACTAATGAGCAAAGAAATAAAATTTTTGGATATGATACAGATTATGAAGATTTCATGCCGGTAGAAGTAGCAGAATCCATCGAAGATTTTTTTCTTAATAAAATTTATTCTCTTTATGATGTAAACTCAAATTCAAAAATTGGAACTATAGATATTTTCAAGCAAAGTGGAATTGAATCATGGGACATAGAGAAAGCAATAATTGAGTGCCAAGGAACCAAGATTAATATCCAAGTCGAAACAAATGGAACACTAATAAATTCGACAATAAACACAAGAGCTGATTTATTTCCTTCATTTAAAGCACAATTAAATAATGAAATATCAGATGATTTTATAAATCCAACTGAATTCAAGTCGGACAATATTATAACTGCAAAAATTGACTATTTTGAAACTGAAGAACCGAAAAATCTAAAAATTGGCATAGTGAAAGGATACAAAGAAGTTTATTACTATAGAATAGAAGGAGAAATAGAAAATGCATACGAATGGGAATCTGAAAATATTAAATTTAAAATATCGTTTAAAAAGGAAAAAAGCCAGCTCATAACAAGCCGTGACCACGATCATGCCTCCTAA